The genomic DNA CGCCGCGCGGCAGGTCGAGCTGGGTCACGTCGCCCGTGACCACCATCTTCGAGCCGAAGCCCAGGCGCGTGAGGAACATCTTCATCTGCTCAGGCGTGGTGTTCTGCGCCTCGTCGAGGATGATGAAGCTGTCGTTCAGGGTGCGCCCGCGCATGAACGCGAGCGGGGCGATCTCGATGACGCCGCTCTCGACGAGCTGCGTGGCGCGCTCCATGTCGGTCATGTCGAACAGAGCGTCGTAAAGCGGGCGGATGTAGGGATCCACCTTCTCGGTGAGGGTTCCGGGCAGAAAGCCCAGGCTCTCCCCCGCTTCCACCACGGGGCGCGTGAGGATGATGCGGCCGACCTCCTTGCGCTTGAGCGCAGCCACGGCCATGGCCATGGCGAGGTACGTCTTGCCGGTGCCCGCGGGCCCGATGCCAAACGTGATGGTATGCTCGCGGATGGCGTCGACGTAGCGCTTCTGGCCCGCCGTCTTCGGACGGATGGCCCGGCCGCGGTACGTGAGCAGGATGTCCTCGCGCAGCGCCTGCGGGCTGAACTCGGCCGTGCGCAACAGGTCGATGGCGTGCCGCACGTACTCGAGCGTAGGCTCGCCGCCGCCTTCCACGAGCTTGATGAGATCCGAGAACAGCGCCGTGAGCGACTGCACCTCCAGCGGATCGCCGACGAGCTCGACCGTGTCGCCGCGAACCGTGATCCGCGAGGCGAACGCATCCTGCACGACATGGAGGATCTCGTCCGCAGGGCCGACGATGAGCGCCATGTTCACGCTTCGGGGGGCCGTGAGGGTGATTTGGGTTTGGTCAGTCATGGGGGCATTGTACCACGCACGGCCGGCGCGCGCTTCGATGTCATCGAACCGACAAGGGAATATAGTGCAGGTGATCAAGATCTGCCGGGAACGGCGAGGCGGTTCGAGGTCGCGCCGCTCCCGCCTCGCATCTTCGCTCCGAAAACACGCCTCAGGGTCGTTTTCCGTGTGTTACGGGCGAAGACGCATTGCCCGCACGCGCACCCGCGTCCTCAGGCCAGCCGGTAGGCCCACAGCGCCTTCGTCTGGCCGAGCACCGTGTCCACGTTCCAGGCTCTGTTCGAGCGCTCGGCCGAGTACGGATCGTTGATGCGCAGGTTCCCGTCGCCGTCGATGCCGGTGACGACGAAGAAGTGGCCGTTGTCGGTGAAGTCTCCAGGGCCGACGTTGCAGACGAGCACGGCGCCGCCTTCGAGCGCCGCGCGCACGCTGCCCGCATCGACCGAGAGCGCCTCGCAGGAAAGGCCGAGCGAGGCTGCCTCGCTCACGAGGAACGAGGAGTCGGTGCCGTCGAACGCCGTCTCAAAGCCGCCGTCGCTCGCACGTTTCCCCATATCGTAGGGCGACAGATCGCCCTTGCCGGTGAGGCCCTGGTACACCATGGAAAGCGACGTGGGGCAGCATCCCGTCAGCGCGAACGTCGTGGAGCTGTACACGGTGGAGCCCCAGCGCTGATCCCACTGGTAGAGACGCGGCACCTCGCCTGAGGCGGGGTCGTCCGTACCGAGGGCGCTCTCGGCCGGATAGGCGTCGGGAAACGTGCGCACGAAGGGCACGGCCTCGGGCTCGACGGCGGCCAGCTTGAGCAGCTTGCGCTGCACCGCTTCGCCGTCCACGGCGTAGGCGTCCGGATGGGCGGCGATCCATGCCGCGTCGTCGCTCGCCGAAGCCGCTTGGACGAGCTGGGCGGCCAAATCGTCGCCGAGCACGGCCTTGAGCTTGGCCTCGTCGATAGGATCGCGCTGCGTCTGCTGCTGGACGGGAGCCCGGTCAGCCTCGTCCGGCGCCTGCGTCGCAGCGCCGGCGGCCATGCAGCCGCGAACGCCCGCGACAAGCACGACGACCAGCACGATCGCGGCCGCCGCGATCGCGAGGCGCTTGGGACCGACGGCGCGCACGAGGTTCGTCGCAGCCTCGGAGAAGGCGAACAGGAGCTCCGAGCCGTGCGCCTCCCATGAGTGCCGATTGCCCGTTCCAGGACGGCTCGAACGGAGACGACCCGAGCTTATCGGCTCGCGCGCG from Eggerthella lenta DSM 2243 includes the following:
- a CDS encoding PhoH family protein, which produces MTDQTQITLTAPRSVNMALIVGPADEILHVVQDAFASRITVRGDTVELVGDPLEVQSLTALFSDLIKLVEGGGEPTLEYVRHAIDLLRTAEFSPQALREDILLTYRGRAIRPKTAGQKRYVDAIREHTITFGIGPAGTGKTYLAMAMAVAALKRKEVGRIILTRPVVEAGESLGFLPGTLTEKVDPYIRPLYDALFDMTDMERATQLVESGVIEIAPLAFMRGRTLNDSFIILDEAQNTTPEQMKMFLTRLGFGSKMVVTGDVTQLDLPRGVSGLKGVRAILEDIDDIAFCDFTGKDVVRHSLVAAIVSAYDQASRKA
- a CDS encoding C39 family peptidase, producing the protein MGDDEARERARRRLEERKARMRGEAPTGRDTHGVHDAREPISSGRLRSSRPGTGNRHSWEAHGSELLFAFSEAATNLVRAVGPKRLAIAAAAIVLVVVLVAGVRGCMAAGAATQAPDEADRAPVQQQTQRDPIDEAKLKAVLGDDLAAQLVQAASASDDAAWIAAHPDAYAVDGEAVQRKLLKLAAVEPEAVPFVRTFPDAYPAESALGTDDPASGEVPRLYQWDQRWGSTVYSSTTFALTGCCPTSLSMVYQGLTGKGDLSPYDMGKRASDGGFETAFDGTDSSFLVSEAASLGLSCEALSVDAGSVRAALEGGAVLVCNVGPGDFTDNGHFFVVTGIDGDGNLRINDPYSAERSNRAWNVDTVLGQTKALWAYRLA